Proteins encoded together in one Cicer arietinum cultivar CDC Frontier isolate Library 1 chromosome 4, Cicar.CDCFrontier_v2.0, whole genome shotgun sequence window:
- the LOC101515220 gene encoding GDSL esterase/lipase At5g03610-like, with translation MASCVCSSTAMAEKISWNCALFVALMLVLSICESSTSDDEFNLQIQNMLQENDFSNNNNVINKVCDEIYVVREGETLQTISEKCGDPYIVEENPHIHDPDDVFPGLVIKINPFMLHHIGLEAEASRHVKYDSKELFVFGDSYVDTGNTNKNKPGSWKDPYGITFPQKPAGRFSDGRVLTDFIAKYLGIRSPIPYKFRKIVPKHYLKYGMNFAYGGTGVFDTLSSGPNVTAQIDSLKQLIQDNVYTVQDLTNSIAYVSVAGNDYNFYLATNGSLPGFPSFIASLVKQITTDLINLQTLGFKKIVVGGLQPLGCLPQTTAPTSFQRCNSTFNNLVALHNNLLNQSVTKLNQQFKDHTTFAILDIFDSFVSVLNHTSNHKNIKERLKPCCFGVSSKYNCGSVDENNVKKYLVCENPESNFFWDLLHPTQAGWNAVYDELKMKGLHQIFY, from the exons ATGGCTTCTTGTGTGTGTTCATCAACAGCAATGGCAGAGAAGATTTCATGGAATTGTGCTCTGTTTGTAGCATTGATGTTGGTGTTAAGTATCTGTGAATCAAGCACAAGTGATGATGAATTCAATCTTCAAATTCAGAATATGCTTCAAGAGAATGattttagtaataataataatgtgatCAACAAAGTGTGTGATGAGATATATGTTGTTCGTGAAGGAGAAACACTTCAAACAATTAGTGAAAAATGTGGTGATCCTTATATTGTTGAAGAGAATCCACATATTCATGATCCTGATGATGTTTTCCCTGGTCTCGTTATAAAGATTAACCCTTTCATGTTACATC atATAGGGCTGGAAGCAGAGGCTAGTCGACATGTGAAATATGATTCAAAAGAATTGTTCGTTTTTGGGGACTCGTATGTTGATACTGGCAACACCAATAAAAATAAACCCGGTTCATGGAAAGACCCTTATGGCATAACCTTTCCTCAAAAACCCGCCGGAAGATTCTCCGATGGCAGAGTTTTAACCGACTTTATTG CCAAGTATTTGGGAATAAGGTCACCAATCCCATACAAATTCAGGAAAATAGTCCCTAAACATTATTTAAAGTATGGGATGAACTTTGCATATGGTGGTACAGGTGTATTTGATACATTGTCTTCAGGCCCAAATGTAACAGCCCAAATTGATTCCTTGAAACAACTCATCCAAGATAATGTCTACACTGTCCAAGATCTCACCAATTCTATTGCTTATGTCTCTGTTGCTGGAAATGACTACAATTTTTACTTGGCCACAAATGGCTCTCTCCCG GGCTTCCCATCATTCATTGCCTCATTGGTTAAACAAATCACAACTGATTTGATTAATCTCCAAACCTTGGGATTTAAGAAAATTGTTGTAGGTGGTTTACAACCCCTTGGTTGTCTACCTCAAACCACAGCTCCAACTTCATTCCAACGTTGCAATAGTACATTTAATAACCTCGTAGCACTTCACAACAATCTATTAAACCAATCCGTCACAAaattgaaccaacaattcaAAGATCACACCACATTCGCAATTCTCGACATCTTCGATAGTTTCGTGTCGGTGTTGAACCACACTTCAAACCATAAAAACATCAAAGAACGTTTGAAACCATGTTGCTTTGGAGTAAGTAGTAAGTACAATTGTGGAAGTGTAGATGAAAATAATGTTAAGAAATATTTGGTTTGTGAAAATCCTGAATCCAATTTCTTTTGGGATTTGTTGCACCCAACACAAGCTGGTTGGAATGCTGTGTATGATGAGTTGAAGATGAAAGGTCTTCATCAAATTTTCTATTAG